The DNA segment gttttatcgaatgtaaccgtgggaatgtgtttgggacatgcaatgaccttatattcacaaagcatgaaccggtaggaaacataaaatcggagttataacccatttgtacccttttgcgtttctttttttgaagagtatatatatatacatatatatatatatatatacatatatatatacacatatacacatatacatatatacatacatttgtggCATGCTATTAAACAATTTAGAGCAAATAAAAGGTAAAGaacttagagaataactaacgagctacgaggaattaggattatctgtcccgagtgaattaatgttgtaaacccgagcctctggcgagggttttacagcattaattcacgaggcCAAGTTggccaatcagtgactgtagaagcaatctgcacactgtgcagagatcgaagaaatattaccccgtatatttgagcccatatgggtaataactAATTATATTTCTGTTCATGTGAGTAATGGCGACCGCGTGATTAAACATAAATCGTAAatcttaccaaatgtttgacattcagtagcctatgattaataaatctctctctctgtctctgtctgtctgtctgtctctctctctctctctctctctctctctctctctctctctctctctctctctctctctctctctctctctctctctctgatataaatgaatgaataacataaataaaataaaataaaaattaattaattaattttgcttAGAGCAGACACGTAACCTTCCCTCATAACTACAGGCACTTGGTTTGACGACTCGTATCGAGTGTATTGAACAGTTTCGAGTTTTAAGATAACCGAACAAGTCCGTGTTTTTGACATTCCCTTTTACACGAATAAGTATCGGACCATGACCATGGAAACCACAGTAACCTTGAATTGCAAGGGGTGATTATTACGCTATTTACATAAATACGCAGTGACGGTGTTGTGCATTTCGTTAATACTACAGGCTGTGCAGTCCTCAACAGTATCAGTAAGTGCTAGTTTGTATAAGATCCTAAAGCTAACTCTATTCCTGGTTGTTTACGAACGCCTTTATCTGTACCAAAAACTAGCTGTCACTGAGAACATAGCGCCCATTGTAATCTGACCCATAGAAGCGAAACGTAAATTTAGCATTACCTGTTAAACTAACtaactcactctctctctctctctctctctctctctctctctctctctctctctctctctctctctctctctctctctctctctccaggtATTAGGAAATCATGTTTACACATCAGATTTAATTCCAAATGGTTTGACGTAAACAGAAATGGGAAATTGTTTGgtaaagaacaaacaaaaacgtgCTACACAGtagtatttgtatatatgtaaatcaTTCATTGTGCAAACGATGGCGCTTGTCTCAGCTGTCTACGCATGGAGTTTGAAATTATTGTGTGACAGGGTGTGGGTGATCCTTTATTTAACGGTCTAGGGCGTGAAGACTGGGAACTTCTTCATTAACCAGTTAAACTTTGTAATGCTCGatttaatataatgttaatGTGCTAGGGTAGAGTGTAATTGTCAAGAGTTACCCGTGAACAGGACATTTTCCAATAGACAGGCTATACATCAGTATGCAGAGAATATTTACCATTGGTCATATTTACCAATATACTAATATTGTGATGTAATAACCCGTGCTTTAATGTAGCACGGGCAACTTTAGATGGGGTGTCGTGGTCTTACACTGCGCTTTCCACCAAAACATACGACCTCCGTATAGATAGTCAGCCCGCATTAGCCGAGTCTATATACACGGGCgctgtacattgtgtgtgtgtgtgtgtgtgtgtgtgtgtgtgacgtctgtgtgtgtgtgtgtctgtgtgtgtctattatAAGAGACAAAGATGGCGGTATCCATTGCCGTTGTATTTATGAAATTTGTCTTTGTATGGTAGTCGACTGGACCTTAGCGCACAAACGGATCCTTGTAATATGAAGTGCAGCATCGGGTAACCAAAAAGAAGGCGGTCGACAGTACAAATCAAACGAAGAGAAGCGGTCAGAACAATCGGACACTAACAGCATTgcgtattatagtaatattccACCAgtaaccaatatatatattccatcagtaatcaatatatatatatatatatatatatatatatatatatatatatttccaccagtaatcaatatatatatatatatatatatatatatatatatatatatatatatatattccaccaataatcaatatatatactactcaaaagaatttaagggtcaaacatttataaccaaataagtttcagagtgtattagattgatgatgtaaactacaccaaaatttttatttattgttccatatttacaaaaaaccccacaaataaacgtcactgtatacaagaaagtcacatgacatgctgtcaaagttgaaggttgtcaaacatggattttacacattagaacattcgtttaatagtgtgtgaatccacccctggcgcgaatacactcgacacatcgttgcctcatgctgttgatcagacgtctgaagaactcttggggaatggcctgccactctgccataagaagttgacccagatcatgaaggttggccggaggggcatggttatcccgaactctcctgcctaattcgtcccaggcgtgctctattggggccaagtcaggcgaatatgctggccaatccatcctggcgataccttgttgtctgagaaagtccgttaccaccctggcgcggtggggtctggcattgtcatcctgcagaactgccccgccgccaatctgctgaaggcctgggagaaccaacgaccggataatctcattcacaTAGCGGATtacattcagattgccatccaccacatagaggggggtcctgtggtggatagagatgccgccccacaccatgacgctgccaccaccgaaccggtgacattgtctaacgttaacgtcagcgaagagctccccaggacgtctgtagacacgaacccgaccgtcgttgaactggagactaaacctggactcatcagtgaacatcactcgaccccactgagcacgttgccaccgcagatgaagcgtgcaccagtgacgtctggccgttctgtgacgtggtaggagtggtggtcgaacagcctggcgacagcagcgtagattattggctctcagacgattgcgtatggtttgatcagacactcgagttccagtcgcagtccgcagattgtcacgtaatcggcgtgcagtggttgtgcgttgacgtagagccatattggtgatgtagcggtcctatctatttgtagtgcttcggggtcttcccgaacgtggacgatttcgaacagaattcgttgcttggtaccgttgccacagtcggccaacgacactctgactgacaccaagtctcagagcaacatttctttgcgtattgccatcctgaagccaagcaatagcccttcctcgatcttcgatagtcagttgaagtcgtaccattgtcgcatttggagtgtgcaccgtacacgaacgcaagctcttattatacggaaattcagcattgggaacatggaatacacgtgcaaatcgtgcaaatgaagcgctttgtgaaaaagcaagttatgggcacttggcagacctttcgctttcgccctaatttacgtgcaaatgtaagcatgttttcgccattagaactagtcgacagtgtcaatgacagtggattttaattcatttatgggttgcttagacccactttcgtcaaaatggaacaataccatgcgtgacattatggtctagctaatataattgacattcagaaaataatgtcgaaaatatcgtctgacccttaaattcttttgagtagtatatatatatatatatatatatatatatatatatatatattccaccagtaatcaatatatatattccaccagtaatcaatatatatatatatatatatatatatatatatatatatatatatatatatatattccaccagtaatctatatatatattccaccagtaatcaatatatatatatatatatatatatatatatagaagaagtgttttatttaacgacgcacccaacacattttatttacggttatatggcgtcagacatatggttaaggaccacacagatttttttagaggaaacccgctgtcaccacataggctactcttttacgacaggcagcaagggatcttttatttgcacttcccacaggcaggatagcacaaaccatggcctttgttgaaccagttatggatcactgttcggtgcaagtggtttacacctacccattgagccttgcggagcactcactcagggtttggagtcggtatctggattaaaaattccatgcctcgactgggatccgaacccagtacctaccagcctgtagaccgatggcctgccacgacgccaacgaggccggtcatatatatatatatatatatatatatatatatatatatatatatatatatatatatatatatatatatatatatatatatatatatatatatatatatattccaacagtaatcaatatatatattctaccaGTAATTGCCATTGATCACGACTTTTACTAGGAATCGCGACATTTTCCTAATGAACTAGAGCTAGTATTACTATTCCACCAGTAATCAGGACATTTGCCGGTGGTATCGTATTAAATCAATTTACCAGCAACAGGACATTTTTAGCTGGATATACATAGCGATTGTAATGCTAAATCTTATATATTTGTTCACAGATGTCCGAACTATGCACTGTAGAAGATGTAGATTCCATACGAGAGAAATTCCAACAGTATGACATTCGAGGAAATATCAGGGTCGATTATCCGCACACTCTATATCCACATCTAAAACGATCAAGTGTACTGGTGCCAATATTTTTCAAGACGGGTCAGTGGCGTGTGTTGCTAACCATTCGCTCCCGCAAGCTGAAAAACCACACAGGAAGTGTGGCATTCCCTGGTGGGGTTAGCGACCAATCAGATGCAGATGAAGTTAGCACTGCACTTCGGGAAGCCGAGGAGGAAGTTGGTCTCTTGAGACAAGACGTCAAAGTCGTTGCCGTTCTACACCCTTGTTTTGTCGCTCCCGGGAACGTCGTTTTCCCTGTAGTTGGCGTTATAAACAGAGACTTTGTTCCCAAGCTCAACAGCGATGAAGTGGAGGCTGTTTTCGACCTTCCTCTTGAACAATTTCTTCACGGTTCTAATAAAAGCCACACTTGGAATCCGTTTGGACATGAGATTCATGTTTATGTTTTCCCCTGTGTTGTTGGTGATAAACATGTAGATGTCTGGGGTTTCactgccgtggtatgtgtgtcCGTCGCTTATGTGTTGTTTAATGTTAAGAAACGTGCTCGTATTTTAACACAGTCGAACGAAGCAGATGATGACATCTTTGGCGATTTTGTATTTACTTTCCATCATTTGTGCCAGAACATGAAAGCGCGTCTGTGATGTTGGACAATTCGCATACGTCATTCAGTTGACGTAAATACACTACATGTAAAATGTAGACTGTTTCACTGATGATAGAACATTAAAGTGCATTTGTTTAGTTCCATCAGCATTAAAATATTATAGTCAAAaccatttgtattatttttaggGCTGAGGTGATGGGGAGGTTATTGTTTCGTTTCATTTTTGTTATGGTATTTTATGAGGATAGGCATTTGTTATTAGTACTGCTACTGTTGTGTtgtgcttctctctctctctctctctctctctctctctctctctctctctctctctctctctctctctctctctctctctctctgttttatttcattgaaaATATTCCCTCTAGAAAACAAGCCATGACAAAATGTATAATGTTCTTCCCTGTGgggtttccccccccccccccccccccccccccccccccgctgaatCCTTCACGATACACCTATTTGGGTGGTTTACTATTCAGCCACTAGTACAACTTGTACAATCAAAGTGTTTGGTATGTGTTACACTTGTGAGGGAGTGAACATAGAAATACTTCTTGGTATGCAAACCGCATATAATGATAGTGAATTTCCAAAATGGTATTCTTAACCTGTATGTTCCAGTGTCCACGAGTCAAAACCGCTGATTAAAAGCAGTGCGTTGAGGGGTCATCAATCATTTCTTTACTTTCTTGTCTCACCATGACAACACTGGCGTGGCCAGGTTcttatattgggggtgggggtgggggggggggctgttgggggcaacccacactatgtatgcttatatatatatatatatatatgtatgtatgtatgtatgtatgattttatcaaatttattagttgattgttttttaaatggtttGACAATGGACGGGACCTATCGCAACCGCCTTAGTTGTTtaggtcgaaggatcgaaccccgtcgatggacccatccTCTGATTGGGTTTGTTTTGCTAACCAACTAGAGAGTCATAACAGGTAATAAAAGGCcgtggaaaagtacatataaaagatcccttgctgctgcaAATGaggaaaatgtagcaagtttcatCCTAAGACtataaagtacatataaaagatcccttgctgctgctaATGGGGACAATGTAGTGAGTTTCATCCGAAGACTATAAAgaacatattaaagatcccttgctgctgctaATGAGGacaatgtaacgggtttcatttgaagactgtgtgtcagaataactaaatgttttcacatctaatagctgatgattaattcgGACACggatgtattattctatttctttcatatcctTAAAAGCAAGGATATGTGACaaagagaatactacattcgtatccgttagataaaatttatcttacaacttctTGCTTTCGCTTATTGGAATAAAATACGTTTTAAAGCaattcgttgtgagataaattggtatctaacggccactcatgtaataCCGTATCCTCTGTCTCACTGAAcaaaataaagtgacaaacaacTACGACAAAAACTGCAATGGAAACAGTACTAGAAGAAATCGTTGATCCATATCATTAAATGTCACGTGTGTCACGTCTTATACGGTTCTGCTTGGCAAATTACGAATCCTGGAAatacaaagccagtattttgaaatcaAATTCTTTACTTTAACTGTCGTAGTCAACACTCCGGACCAAGCATGCGATGAAACCGATTGTCTCATTGAACAAAATCTAAACAGCTACTACAACAACTGCAATGATGACTACATCAGAATTTGAAAAGTAGAGCCAGATTGGCCAATGAAATCGTTGATCCCAGTCAGTACATGTGTGTCATGCCTTAGCAATTTATGAGTGCTGGAAGTAACATTCCAGTATGTTTAATGAAATCCCTGACTTAACCGGACAAAGTCGGCAGCAAGATCGGCAGCAACAGTGCTGGTCAGAACATAAAAGTTTCTCCGGTCAGGGCT comes from the Gigantopelta aegis isolate Gae_Host chromosome 14, Gae_host_genome, whole genome shotgun sequence genome and includes:
- the LOC121388689 gene encoding peroxisomal coenzyme A diphosphatase NUDT7-like isoform X1, which encodes MSELCTVEDVDSIREKFQQYDIRGNIRVDYPHTLYPHLKRSSVLVPIFFKTGQWRVLLTIRSRKLKNHTGSVAFPGGVSDQSDADEVSTALREAEEEVGLLRQDVKVVAVLHPCFVAPGNVVFPVVGVINRDFVPKLNSDEVEAVFDLPLEQFLHGSNKSHTWNPFGHEIHVYVFPCVVGDKHVDVWGFTAVVCVSVAYVLFNVKKRARILTQSNEADDDIFGDFVFTFHHLCQNMKARL